A window from Corynebacterium singulare encodes these proteins:
- a CDS encoding choice-of-anchor M domain-containing protein, whose product MTHHTTHRHRLPRLTTTLASVIAAAALACAPSTAWAGDLAQVVSADEEVAAPGTEATVDHGHVDLGLQVIDGQAQFLARDDSAEKPVWRELDDVVFTVGDNAQLTLPDDEAFSFVGADPGDHVWVVPQTEQAEVPWLGWNTQAPSLADNVDRGLTMEYVGHQGPGDFSLFLQNGGFEPPQLLWSTANDATDGFWVDLGTHTHANWVFTEPGIHQVRVRMTGDGSGESAGSEVSAEATLTFAVGEGTDLSEAQATVWDETAESSGSASGASQAAVPAWIWALAGIGVLVLVAALVAVVRAKGGRRG is encoded by the coding sequence ATGACTCATCACACCACCCACCGTCACCGTCTGCCGCGCCTGACTACCACGCTTGCCTCCGTGATAGCCGCAGCGGCTCTTGCGTGTGCTCCCTCGACTGCCTGGGCAGGAGACCTGGCACAGGTAGTCAGCGCCGACGAGGAAGTCGCCGCACCTGGTACTGAGGCCACCGTCGATCACGGGCACGTGGACCTAGGGCTCCAGGTCATCGACGGCCAAGCTCAGTTCCTGGCGCGCGATGACTCCGCCGAAAAGCCGGTGTGGCGTGAGCTAGATGACGTCGTTTTCACCGTTGGCGACAATGCCCAACTCACACTCCCGGACGATGAGGCCTTCTCTTTCGTGGGTGCCGACCCAGGTGACCACGTCTGGGTCGTCCCCCAGACTGAGCAGGCTGAGGTCCCGTGGCTAGGTTGGAATACGCAGGCCCCTTCCCTGGCTGACAACGTGGATCGCGGTCTCACCATGGAGTACGTGGGCCACCAGGGACCCGGCGATTTTTCCCTCTTCCTCCAAAATGGTGGCTTCGAACCGCCGCAGCTGCTGTGGTCCACCGCAAACGACGCCACCGATGGTTTCTGGGTTGACCTCGGCACCCATACTCACGCCAACTGGGTCTTCACCGAACCGGGTATCCACCAGGTACGCGTGCGTATGACCGGTGACGGTAGTGGTGAAAGCGCAGGCTCCGAGGTTTCCGCAGAGGCCACACTGACGTTTGCCGTGGGTGAGGGGACCGACCTGAGTGAAGCGCAAGCAACCGTGTGGGATGAAACTGCCGAATCCTCTGGTTCAGCATCCGGAGCCTCGCAGGCAGCCGTCCCGGCGTGGATATGGGCGCTGGCCGGCATCGGCGTCCTTGTCCTCGTTGCGGCGCTTGTCGCCGTTGTGCGCGCGAAGGGCGGGCGACGTGGCTAA
- a CDS encoding anchored repeat ABC transporter, substrate-binding protein translates to MPSSAFRAVHCAALLIVVATSAALTTCTSTAAGEDGNDASLKVVATTPILGDVAKHVAGPNAQVTTLIPAGKDPHTFEPSLRTVRDIANADVLLANGLLLEPQNLMKSLRESSDVPVTEVADEASTRGATLVPLVENVALDAIWLGLRVRNAPSGTNSVDMRLQSAEGPGDVAAYVVSTFGTPEPLFNTADGIDDREDSTTLPANAHTHVSWAFSKPGIYRLTFTATNAGPQEVTVAVGVNPPEGMRSLSEGHVDITADIANGTLDLEDQGERFDPTTTALSIPNSTLQEIPPSPAYRFLGRPGDETYLLPQAVLGKHLHGEVDPHLWHNAKNVITYAEVIADQLALADPSHGADYRGRAHDYALQVREADSFVRDLIEDIPEDKRHLVTPHHGYAYLEQGYGIDIAGFVTPNPAIEPSPRDVIALRRTLENLRLPAVFIEPTQEASADVIRETAHSLGIAVCPIYGDTLDESVPSYLDLMRFNAESLHRCLAEN, encoded by the coding sequence ATGCCGTCATCAGCTTTCCGGGCGGTACACTGCGCCGCGCTGCTCATTGTCGTTGCCACGTCGGCAGCTCTCACTACCTGTACGAGCACAGCCGCCGGCGAGGACGGCAACGATGCGAGCCTGAAGGTGGTAGCGACAACGCCGATCCTGGGGGACGTCGCCAAGCACGTGGCAGGCCCCAACGCCCAGGTGACAACACTCATTCCGGCAGGCAAGGACCCCCACACCTTCGAGCCGAGTCTGCGCACCGTGCGGGATATCGCCAACGCTGATGTGCTCCTAGCCAATGGCCTGCTGCTGGAGCCGCAGAACCTCATGAAATCACTGCGGGAATCCTCCGACGTTCCCGTGACGGAGGTCGCGGACGAAGCCTCGACGCGTGGTGCCACTCTCGTGCCGCTGGTGGAGAATGTGGCACTCGACGCCATCTGGCTGGGACTGCGTGTGCGCAACGCTCCGTCCGGTACGAACAGCGTGGACATGCGTCTGCAGTCCGCCGAAGGACCAGGTGACGTCGCCGCGTACGTTGTGTCCACCTTCGGCACCCCCGAACCGCTCTTCAACACCGCCGACGGCATTGATGACCGCGAGGATTCCACCACGCTTCCGGCCAATGCACATACACACGTGTCCTGGGCTTTCAGCAAACCCGGTATCTACCGCCTGACCTTCACAGCAACGAATGCAGGGCCGCAGGAGGTCACCGTCGCCGTCGGCGTCAACCCACCAGAGGGCATGCGCTCTCTGAGCGAGGGTCACGTCGACATCACCGCAGACATAGCCAACGGAACACTGGACCTTGAGGATCAAGGCGAGCGCTTTGACCCGACGACCACCGCATTGAGCATTCCCAACTCGACTCTGCAGGAAATCCCACCGTCCCCGGCCTATCGCTTCCTCGGGCGTCCAGGCGATGAGACCTACCTCTTGCCCCAGGCAGTGCTGGGCAAGCATCTGCACGGTGAGGTCGATCCACACCTGTGGCACAACGCCAAAAACGTCATCACCTACGCCGAGGTCATCGCCGACCAGCTGGCCCTGGCGGATCCCTCCCACGGTGCCGACTACCGCGGGCGTGCCCACGACTACGCCTTGCAAGTGCGCGAGGCAGACTCCTTTGTCCGCGACCTCATTGAGGATATCCCCGAGGACAAACGGCATCTGGTCACTCCGCATCACGGCTACGCCTACTTGGAACAAGGTTATGGCATTGACATCGCCGGCTTCGTTACGCCGAACCCCGCCATCGAGCCTTCGCCTCGCGATGTCATCGCGCTACGACGCACGCTGGAAAACCTGCGGTTACCTGCCGTCTTCATCGAGCCAACCCAAGAAGCAAGCGCAGATGTCATCCGGGAGACCGCGCACTCCCTCGGCATCGCAGTGTGCCCCATCTACGGCGACACACTCGATGAATCTGTCCCTTCCTATCTAGACCTCATGCGGTTCAACGCTGAATCTCTACACCGTTGCCTTGCAGAAAACTAA
- a CDS encoding choice-of-anchor M domain-containing protein — protein MTIVSRRASRPVAVLGALALVLMHGAVSPAHAEVFDAGHVDAFYVTAPGGELTLSMKEDITGSGVVHSGDDVTLKVAEEAWNEATVGIDGIGVPTYYLPQTQDSALLWPGWDTQPAQSAGYKDVDFEFVEVTGPGDIFVFETAGFGDIQPVTEEGAMDLVSGDVINQAYPAHRHVNWAFTDPGMYTMTVQAVSNGDVSNQVTYTWNVGDADAAPLESDEEADSEAVELAPDGSDDAALGDAPRSSDSHSSSHSDADAAPDAAAGPAPAAQAKDSAKTKATAANKEKKEGKASKYRTPSRDASSKADADNVDAMAASGYYDSGQGLLPWGIGILGLGMLVLGLAIARLALLKGRD, from the coding sequence GTGACCATCGTTTCGCGCCGCGCTTCTAGGCCGGTTGCCGTACTGGGCGCACTGGCCCTCGTGCTCATGCACGGAGCTGTCTCTCCCGCTCACGCAGAGGTTTTCGACGCCGGGCACGTCGACGCCTTTTATGTCACCGCCCCGGGTGGCGAGCTCACCTTGTCCATGAAAGAGGACATTACCGGCAGCGGTGTTGTCCACTCCGGAGATGACGTCACGCTCAAGGTTGCTGAAGAGGCGTGGAATGAAGCCACCGTGGGCATAGATGGCATCGGCGTTCCCACCTATTATCTTCCGCAGACCCAGGACAGCGCGCTGTTGTGGCCAGGTTGGGACACTCAGCCGGCGCAGTCTGCTGGCTACAAGGACGTTGATTTCGAGTTCGTGGAGGTCACCGGCCCGGGCGACATCTTCGTCTTCGAAACGGCCGGGTTCGGCGACATCCAGCCGGTCACCGAGGAAGGCGCCATGGACTTGGTGAGCGGGGATGTCATCAACCAGGCCTACCCTGCCCATCGCCATGTCAACTGGGCGTTCACGGATCCCGGCATGTACACCATGACCGTTCAGGCGGTCTCCAACGGCGATGTCAGCAACCAGGTCACCTATACCTGGAACGTCGGTGATGCGGACGCCGCGCCCCTCGAGTCGGACGAAGAAGCTGACTCCGAGGCTGTTGAACTCGCGCCGGATGGCAGCGATGACGCAGCGCTTGGCGATGCCCCTCGCTCGTCCGACTCCCACTCTTCTTCCCACTCTGACGCCGACGCCGCACCGGACGCGGCGGCCGGCCCAGCACCGGCAGCACAAGCCAAGGACTCTGCGAAGACCAAGGCCACCGCTGCCAACAAAGAGAAGAAGGAGGGCAAGGCGAGCAAGTACCGCACACCGTCCCGCGACGCTTCGTCTAAGGCGGATGCAGATAATGTCGACGCCATGGCCGCATCCGGCTACTACGACAGCGGTCAGGGTCTCCTGCCGTGGGGCATCGGCATCCTCGGCCTCGGCATGCTCGTGCTGGGATTGGCCATCGCTCGTCTCGCCTTGCTCAAGGGCCGCGACTAA